A genomic window from Maridesulfovibrio sp. includes:
- the ercA gene encoding alcohol dehydrogenase-like regulatory protein ErcA: MKEVLAMRKFVAPELVFGVGSSKLAGQYAENFGVSRALIVSDSGIVECSWVKGVRESLEDAGIETFVFSNVSENPRDVEVMEGAEFYLENRCDCIIAVGGGSPMDCAKGIGIVTTNNSHILNFEGVDMVEVPGPPLICVPTTSGSSADVSQFAIITDTERDVKISIVSKAMVPDAALIDPELTTTMDAALTAATGLDALTHAMEAYVSNANSALTDLFALDAIELVSKNLVGAINNPLNIELRGLVMLGSMEAGLAFSNAILGAVHAMAHSLGGFLDLPHGECNAILLPYVIKTNFPYAVDRYTNIAQKMGVDVAEKSSEQICDELVEAIIALRKSAGIKKSLGDLGLSREDIPQLAELALQDACMVTNPVELSQEDVEKIYEAAL, from the coding sequence GTGAAAGAAGTTTTAGCGATGAGGAAATTTGTCGCTCCTGAACTTGTTTTCGGGGTCGGTTCTTCGAAGCTTGCCGGGCAGTATGCGGAAAATTTCGGGGTTAGCAGGGCTTTGATTGTCAGTGATTCGGGAATAGTTGAATGCAGCTGGGTGAAGGGTGTTCGTGAAAGTTTGGAAGATGCTGGTATTGAAACTTTCGTTTTCAGCAATGTTTCCGAGAATCCCCGCGATGTAGAAGTTATGGAGGGGGCTGAATTCTACCTTGAAAACAGGTGCGACTGTATTATCGCAGTCGGTGGGGGAAGTCCCATGGATTGCGCCAAAGGAATAGGCATAGTAACTACCAATAATTCCCATATCTTAAATTTCGAAGGTGTGGACATGGTAGAGGTTCCCGGCCCTCCCTTGATTTGCGTTCCGACAACATCTGGAAGTTCAGCTGATGTCTCCCAGTTTGCTATAATAACTGATACCGAGCGAGATGTAAAAATAAGCATCGTCAGTAAAGCCATGGTTCCTGATGCGGCTCTGATCGACCCGGAATTGACCACCACTATGGATGCCGCTCTCACTGCTGCAACAGGTCTGGATGCTTTGACCCATGCAATGGAAGCCTATGTTTCAAATGCTAATTCAGCACTGACTGATTTGTTTGCACTTGATGCTATTGAACTGGTTTCAAAGAATCTTGTAGGTGCCATAAACAACCCGCTGAATATAGAATTGCGCGGTCTCGTAATGCTCGGTTCCATGGAAGCCGGGCTTGCTTTTTCAAATGCCATTCTTGGCGCTGTTCATGCCATGGCCCATAGCCTTGGTGGGTTTCTCGACCTTCCGCACGGAGAATGCAACGCTATTCTTCTTCCTTATGTTATTAAAACAAATTTTCCTTATGCGGTGGATAGATATACTAATATAGCGCAGAAAATGGGAGTTGATGTCGCGGAAAAAAGTAGCGAACAGATTTGTGATGAGCTGGTGGAGGCAATTATCGCTTTACGCAAATCAGCCGGGATTAAGAAATCTCTTGGTGATCTTGGTTTGAGTCGGGAAGATATACCCCAGTTGGCCGAGCTTGCTTTGCAGGATGCCTGTATGGTCACCAATCCAGTAGAACTCAGTCAGGAAGACGTTGAGAAAATTTATGAAGCGGCGCTCTAA
- a CDS encoding DUF4301 family protein, which yields MVTENELREIENGLIDIIDEGISASELEKQIERFKVGFEPTKLERACTLNDGIYRIKFDEKDELLGCFESAAAEGRFSKFVPASGAATRMFKHLLAKMNGEELSENDAEMVQNFMDLLPVFPFYAELMESMKEAGVDLEEAYAAQDYELILEFLLTEKGLNYSSKPKGLIPFHRYEDGYRTPFAEHIAEAVAHIKDRRDRVKLHFTVAPEHEDSIREHIGDVVAKYPDCRFDIEFSRQDRKTDTVAVDLNNEVFRIESGKILFRPAGHGALLDNLHKMRGDIVFLKNIDNVVPDCEKEDTIEYKKLLGGLLVRIQDQIFECLNMLENHHCSEFEVAAVAIFAVAHLSMQLPENFTQMSLDDKISMLRLRLSKPVRVCGMVRNEGEPGGGPFWVNGPDGFISLQIVEKSQVDMNDSQQASIVRSATHFNPVDIVCGMRSHRGEWYNLKNFIDPETGFISVKSRNGRELKAMELPGLWNGSMADWITVFVEVPLSTFSPVKTVNDLLKDEHRK from the coding sequence ATGGTTACTGAAAATGAACTTCGTGAAATTGAGAATGGTTTGATTGATATTATTGATGAAGGCATTTCTGCTTCCGAACTGGAAAAACAGATTGAAAGATTTAAAGTTGGATTCGAACCTACCAAACTGGAGCGAGCCTGTACTTTGAATGATGGAATCTACCGGATTAAGTTCGATGAGAAGGATGAGCTGCTGGGTTGCTTTGAAAGCGCAGCCGCCGAAGGGCGTTTCAGTAAGTTTGTTCCGGCATCCGGTGCTGCCACGCGTATGTTTAAGCATCTGCTGGCAAAAATGAACGGTGAAGAGCTTTCGGAAAATGATGCGGAAATGGTTCAAAATTTTATGGATCTGCTTCCGGTATTTCCGTTCTACGCTGAGCTGATGGAATCAATGAAGGAAGCTGGAGTTGATCTGGAAGAAGCTTACGCGGCGCAGGATTATGAACTGATCCTGGAATTCCTGTTAACGGAAAAAGGCTTGAACTATAGTTCCAAGCCTAAGGGATTGATTCCTTTCCACCGTTATGAAGACGGATACAGGACTCCTTTTGCAGAGCATATAGCTGAAGCTGTGGCTCATATTAAGGATCGTCGAGACCGTGTGAAGCTGCATTTCACGGTAGCCCCAGAGCATGAAGATAGTATCAGGGAGCATATTGGTGATGTCGTAGCCAAGTATCCTGATTGTCGCTTTGATATTGAATTTTCCCGCCAGGACAGAAAGACTGATACCGTTGCTGTTGACCTGAATAATGAGGTTTTCCGGATCGAGAGTGGGAAGATTCTATTTCGTCCGGCAGGTCATGGTGCATTGCTGGATAATTTGCACAAGATGCGTGGCGACATAGTTTTTCTGAAGAATATTGATAACGTTGTCCCTGATTGTGAGAAAGAAGACACTATTGAGTACAAAAAGTTACTTGGTGGTCTACTTGTCAGAATTCAGGATCAGATATTTGAATGCCTGAATATGCTGGAAAACCATCATTGCAGTGAGTTTGAAGTTGCAGCCGTTGCTATTTTTGCAGTTGCCCACCTTTCCATGCAATTGCCGGAAAACTTCACTCAGATGAGTCTTGACGATAAGATCAGTATGCTTCGGCTCCGTCTTTCAAAGCCTGTGCGTGTCTGCGGTATGGTGAGGAATGAAGGTGAACCGGGCGGTGGACCTTTTTGGGTGAATGGTCCTGACGGTTTTATTTCCCTGCAGATTGTAGAAAAGAGTCAGGTTGATATGAATGATTCGCAACAGGCTTCCATTGTAAGAAGTGCTACTCATTTTAATCCTGTGGATATTGTTTGCGGCATGCGCAGCCACCGGGGTGAATGGTACAACCTGAAGAATTTTATTGATCCTGAAACCGGGTTTATTTCTGTTAAGTCCCGTAATGGCCGCGAACTCAAGGCAATGGAACTGCCCGGTCTGTGGAATGGTTCCATGGCCGATTGGATTACTGTGTTCGTGGAAGTTCCACTGAGTACTTTTTCTCCGGTCAAGACTGTTAATGACCTGCTTAAAGACGAACATCGCAAGTAA
- a CDS encoding zinc ABC transporter substrate-binding protein yields MKKNIFAVILALILLLGLNATAIAKPVVFVSIVPQKYFVEQIAGDLLDVEVLVSPGANPHMYEPTPAQMSKMTKAKAYFAIGINLENTWLPRINGTVPSLRMVYTQRGVEKIPMAAHEHHHDDDEGQTKHLDHDKQAMHAEGEHHDHEGLDEHSHDHDHGTLDPHIWLDPIRVKTIARNICKGLGKADPANSATYEANLEKFLMELDKLNTDITAILADVPSNQRSFLVFHPSWGYFAQRYGLTQLPIESQGREPSPKELAEIIKEAKTKDIKVIFVQPQISQRTAKAIASQIGGSVEQLDPLSINWKDNLINAAKAFKQHLNSN; encoded by the coding sequence ATGAAAAAAAATATTTTCGCTGTGATCCTTGCATTAATTTTGCTTCTGGGTCTCAACGCCACGGCAATTGCTAAACCCGTAGTTTTCGTCAGCATCGTTCCCCAGAAATATTTTGTGGAACAGATAGCCGGAGACCTGCTTGATGTAGAGGTTCTGGTTTCTCCCGGCGCAAACCCGCACATGTATGAACCGACACCAGCACAGATGTCCAAAATGACCAAAGCAAAAGCATACTTTGCTATAGGCATCAATCTCGAAAACACCTGGTTGCCAAGAATTAATGGTACAGTTCCTTCACTGCGCATGGTCTACACGCAGCGTGGAGTGGAAAAAATACCCATGGCAGCACATGAACATCATCATGATGACGATGAAGGACAGACCAAACATCTTGACCACGATAAACAGGCTATGCATGCTGAAGGCGAACATCATGACCACGAAGGTCTTGATGAACATTCACACGACCACGACCACGGCACACTCGATCCGCATATCTGGCTTGATCCGATCAGAGTAAAGACCATCGCCCGTAATATCTGCAAAGGATTGGGCAAGGCTGACCCCGCAAACAGCGCTACCTACGAAGCCAACCTTGAAAAGTTCCTTATGGAACTCGACAAGCTCAATACAGACATCACCGCAATTCTGGCTGATGTACCTTCCAATCAGCGTTCTTTTCTGGTCTTTCACCCCTCATGGGGCTATTTTGCACAGCGCTACGGGCTGACCCAGCTCCCCATTGAAAGCCAAGGCCGTGAACCCAGTCCTAAAGAGCTTGCTGAAATAATCAAAGAAGCCAAGACAAAAGATATCAAAGTTATCTTTGTACAGCCTCAGATCTCCCAGCGAACGGCAAAGGCCATTGCCAGCCAGATAGGTGGCAGCGTTGAGCAGCTGGACCCGCTCTCCATTAATTGGAAAGACAACCTCATCAACGCAGCCAAAGCCTTTAAGCAGCATCTGAATTCAAATTAA
- a CDS encoding permease: MQDISIFAMAATSIVMEAAPFLLLGSLIGAVIEVLVSEETLLRLIPRNSAGQIAVGLFAGILLPTCECGIVPVAKRLLLKNVPPRTAIPYMMAAPVVNPVVIGSTLFAFQGDWSVVALRVAMVIIPAMIIGSVLGNATPNIVLKPQPIDLKRLGEIEEQHRHDHGHGCACGCGVDEGNKFRAILFHTGAEFYSMGRFLVFGAVVAAGFKTFLPPEILNAFAGNGLLAVSGLMLMAVLLSICSEADAFVAASFVLFPTSAKVAFMAIGPMVDLKLIPMFFAVFSRRVAIALVLVPTGSVYVTSMLLASGGW, translated from the coding sequence ATGCAGGATATATCCATTTTTGCTATGGCTGCGACTTCCATTGTCATGGAGGCGGCTCCATTTCTTTTGCTCGGTTCGTTGATAGGGGCAGTGATTGAGGTCCTTGTTTCTGAGGAAACTTTGTTGCGTCTTATCCCGCGTAATTCTGCGGGACAGATTGCAGTCGGGCTTTTTGCCGGTATTCTCCTACCTACTTGTGAGTGCGGCATTGTTCCGGTTGCTAAAAGGTTGTTGCTTAAAAATGTGCCTCCAAGGACCGCTATACCCTATATGATGGCAGCACCGGTAGTTAATCCGGTAGTGATAGGCTCTACTCTGTTTGCATTTCAGGGCGATTGGAGCGTGGTCGCCTTGCGTGTGGCAATGGTTATAATTCCTGCTATGATTATCGGATCTGTTCTTGGAAATGCCACCCCGAATATTGTACTCAAACCTCAGCCTATCGACCTGAAGAGGCTGGGGGAGATAGAGGAGCAGCATAGACATGACCACGGTCACGGCTGCGCTTGCGGTTGCGGAGTGGATGAAGGAAACAAATTCAGAGCAATACTGTTCCACACCGGAGCCGAGTTTTATTCCATGGGACGCTTTCTGGTCTTTGGTGCTGTTGTTGCGGCCGGATTCAAGACTTTTCTGCCTCCTGAAATATTGAACGCTTTTGCAGGAAACGGCTTGCTTGCCGTCAGCGGCCTGATGCTTATGGCAGTACTTCTGTCCATCTGTTCTGAAGCTGATGCATTTGTGGCCGCATCTTTTGTGTTGTTTCCAACTTCAGCCAAGGTTGCATTCATGGCTATCGGGCCCATGGTGGACCTGAAACTCATCCCCATGTTTTTTGCGGTCTTCAGTAGACGCGTGGCAATCGCTCTTGTGCTGGTTCCTACGGGCTCAGTCTATGTGACAAGCATGCTGCTCGCATCGGGAGGCTGGTAA
- a CDS encoding LysR family transcriptional regulator ArgP, producing MLDNIFLEALAAVVEEGGFDKAAVKLNISQSAVSQRIRNFEDQLGRVLLVRSTPPEPTEDGRKLIKHLRSIRLMEYELNESMGLNTNRGFMTLPVGVNADSLASWFMDAVDGFLKEHNVLLDLYVDDENRTHEMLRRGEVVGCVGTCSKPVKGCRSDYLVSFDYICLSSPEFYAKWFSEGINRESVSKAPAALFNRRDVTQYQMLEKVFPGESFPFPIFYIPSPQAFVDVLCRGLAYGMAPVFQVQSEIESGRLIEILPQGRVPVPLYWHSWNVETELLESLRRELICYFGKKGTN from the coding sequence ATGCTTGATAATATCTTTCTGGAAGCTCTAGCGGCAGTGGTTGAGGAAGGCGGCTTTGATAAGGCAGCCGTTAAGTTGAATATTTCACAGTCAGCAGTATCGCAGCGTATTCGAAATTTTGAGGATCAGCTGGGCCGTGTCCTATTGGTGCGCTCAACACCGCCCGAACCGACTGAGGATGGGCGCAAACTGATCAAACACCTGCGCAGCATCCGTCTTATGGAATATGAGTTGAACGAATCCATGGGACTTAATACAAACCGAGGGTTCATGACCCTGCCTGTCGGCGTGAATGCGGACAGTCTTGCTTCGTGGTTTATGGATGCAGTGGATGGTTTTTTGAAAGAGCACAATGTTCTGCTTGACCTCTATGTGGATGATGAGAACCGGACTCACGAGATGCTCCGCCGGGGGGAGGTTGTCGGTTGCGTAGGAACCTGCTCCAAGCCGGTCAAAGGATGTCGCAGTGATTATCTGGTCTCCTTCGATTATATTTGTCTTAGCTCACCTGAGTTTTACGCGAAATGGTTTAGTGAAGGAATCAACCGGGAATCAGTGTCCAAGGCTCCGGCGGCGCTTTTTAATCGTAGGGATGTTACTCAGTATCAGATGTTGGAAAAGGTTTTTCCGGGTGAGTCATTCCCATTCCCCATCTTCTATATTCCTTCACCCCAAGCTTTCGTGGATGTGCTCTGTCGTGGGTTGGCCTATGGTATGGCCCCGGTCTTTCAAGTCCAATCTGAAATAGAATCAGGAAGACTAATTGAAATATTGCCGCAGGGACGGGTTCCGGTCCCGCTTTATTGGCATTCATGGAATGTGGAGACTGAGTTGCTTGAAAGTTTGCGCAGAGAGTTGATTTGCTATTTTGGAAAAAAAGGCACTAATTAA
- a CDS encoding LysE/ArgO family amino acid transporter, with amino-acid sequence MNSIIPYLQGFGTGAGLIIAIGAQNAFVLTQSIRRNHHLTICLVCAICDAVLISLGVLGTGSLIASNPMLLKPAAWGGAAFLAWYGFGSLRSALKGGQLEAQEAAATGLKSVILLTLTITLLNPHVYLDTVVMLGSISGQYEGTERYLFGLGAISASFIWFYTLGFGGRALAPLFKKPVTWRVLDSAVCLTMWFVAWNLLEKAMNV; translated from the coding sequence ATGAATTCAATTATACCATATTTGCAGGGATTTGGAACAGGAGCAGGGTTGATCATAGCCATCGGCGCACAAAATGCTTTTGTGCTTACCCAGAGCATTAGGCGAAATCATCATCTCACCATCTGTCTTGTCTGCGCTATTTGTGATGCTGTATTGATCAGTCTTGGTGTGTTGGGGACCGGGAGTTTGATTGCGTCCAACCCTATGCTGCTCAAGCCCGCGGCTTGGGGTGGTGCGGCTTTTCTGGCCTGGTACGGATTCGGATCTTTGCGCTCAGCATTGAAGGGCGGACAGCTGGAAGCGCAAGAAGCGGCAGCAACTGGGCTTAAATCTGTTATCTTGCTCACCCTGACCATTACCCTGCTCAATCCTCACGTATATCTGGACACGGTGGTTATGCTCGGGTCCATTAGTGGACAGTATGAAGGAACAGAGCGGTATCTTTTTGGATTAGGGGCCATATCCGCATCTTTCATATGGTTTTATACACTCGGATTCGGAGGAAGAGCTTTAGCGCCGCTGTTTAAAAAGCCTGTGACATGGCGAGTGCTCGACAGTGCAGTCTGTCTGACAATGTGGTTTGTTGCATGGAATCTATTAGAAAAAGCCATGAATGTGTGA
- a CDS encoding HAMP domain-containing methyl-accepting chemotaxis protein codes for MKIKSKMLIMVGVPAIALIALFALGITSFKGIERIVDRVNLLHLNRATMIDADRDAYQAQMAIIDAERAKDEAALAKASESVSENKKQTWDRIIGPSENFEPDMLDVLGKFKDSYKIWSDANIAALQITTKTLDYNGKRSEAKKSAMDSFRAMRDVIDRLGEIAVERVEIIGSQSLSLILNGDRDAYQAYVAILLIERALTAEDLAAQVSSYEENAGQTVERVVKGADLIGAEASGLKKQFLEFYDRWYSSGEEYIKLTTESFADNVKRNELLAESDKAFSSMRGNIDKLGEAESSHVKENMEKMGKTIADTVSIYIAVAVVSIILALGIAYILSSRIAAALQESAEAATKITEGDFDVALKAKGNDETSMLQSALNSMAATLRENIAEITAKTEDAEDKALQAQEATAKAEEAMRKAEIAKQEGMSHAADELEGIIGQVSAASTQLAAQIENSKSGAEIQRVRSSETATAMEEMNASVLEVANNAGQAAEMAESAQTDGSQSGRVVNEVVESIKRLNEETILLRGELENLGSQADSIGHIMSVITDIADQTNLLALNAAIEAARAGEAGRGFAVVADEVRKLAEKTVAATNEVGDAIKAIQNGTASSMNRMEETSKVVENSTELAAHAGDAIDGIVQKINLTTGMVQAIAAASEEQSAASEQINRSVGEIDEIAIENSTFMDQATDAMNSLSEMTEKLKMVISGLKSS; via the coding sequence GTGAAAATTAAATCTAAAATGCTAATCATGGTGGGTGTTCCAGCTATAGCGTTGATAGCTCTTTTTGCGCTGGGTATTACCAGCTTTAAGGGTATTGAAAGAATTGTAGATCGGGTCAATCTCCTTCATTTAAACCGTGCAACAATGATTGATGCAGACCGGGACGCCTATCAGGCGCAGATGGCTATTATTGATGCAGAACGCGCTAAAGACGAGGCTGCATTAGCTAAGGCCAGCGAGTCAGTAAGTGAGAATAAGAAGCAGACATGGGATAGGATTATAGGGCCTTCCGAGAATTTTGAACCTGATATGTTAGATGTCCTTGGCAAATTCAAAGACAGTTATAAGATCTGGTCCGATGCTAATATCGCGGCTTTGCAGATAACAACTAAGACTTTGGATTATAACGGCAAAAGATCCGAGGCCAAGAAAAGTGCAATGGACTCATTCCGCGCCATGCGAGATGTGATTGACAGGCTTGGCGAAATAGCTGTGGAAAGGGTGGAAATTATTGGCTCACAATCCCTTTCCTTGATTCTGAATGGGGACCGCGATGCTTATCAGGCTTATGTGGCTATCCTTCTTATTGAACGGGCATTAACAGCGGAAGATCTTGCTGCGCAGGTTAGCAGTTATGAAGAAAATGCCGGGCAGACCGTTGAACGCGTAGTTAAGGGCGCGGATCTTATAGGCGCAGAAGCTTCCGGTTTGAAAAAGCAGTTCCTTGAATTTTATGACCGATGGTATTCAAGTGGAGAGGAATACATTAAGCTGACCACCGAATCATTCGCGGATAATGTTAAGCGCAATGAACTTTTGGCTGAGAGTGACAAGGCCTTTTCCTCCATGCGCGGGAATATTGATAAACTTGGTGAGGCTGAATCCAGTCATGTGAAAGAAAATATGGAAAAAATGGGAAAAACTATTGCGGATACAGTTTCAATTTATATTGCTGTCGCAGTGGTATCAATCATACTTGCCTTGGGCATTGCATATATACTTTCATCTCGTATTGCAGCTGCGCTCCAGGAAAGCGCGGAAGCTGCCACCAAGATAACTGAAGGAGATTTTGACGTTGCTTTGAAAGCGAAGGGGAATGATGAAACATCTATGCTGCAATCCGCATTAAATTCCATGGCCGCAACTCTGCGTGAAAACATAGCTGAAATTACCGCTAAAACCGAAGATGCGGAAGACAAAGCCTTGCAGGCGCAAGAGGCGACAGCGAAAGCTGAAGAGGCTATGCGTAAGGCTGAAATCGCCAAGCAGGAAGGGATGTCACATGCAGCCGACGAGCTGGAGGGGATTATCGGTCAAGTTTCCGCAGCTTCAACTCAGCTCGCTGCCCAGATTGAAAATTCGAAAAGCGGTGCCGAGATTCAGAGGGTTCGTTCTTCGGAAACAGCAACCGCTATGGAAGAGATGAATGCGTCTGTTTTGGAAGTTGCAAATAATGCCGGACAGGCTGCTGAAATGGCGGAGAGTGCGCAGACTGACGGTTCCCAGAGCGGAAGGGTTGTGAATGAAGTTGTAGAGTCTATCAAAAGGCTTAATGAAGAGACAATCCTACTGCGCGGGGAACTGGAGAATCTAGGTTCCCAGGCCGATTCTATTGGACATATCATGAGCGTAATTACTGATATTGCAGACCAGACCAATCTGCTGGCATTGAACGCAGCAATTGAAGCTGCAAGGGCTGGTGAAGCAGGGCGCGGTTTCGCCGTTGTTGCCGATGAAGTACGTAAGTTAGCTGAAAAAACAGTTGCAGCTACCAATGAAGTTGGTGACGCAATTAAGGCCATTCAGAATGGAACTGCCAGTTCCATGAACAGGATGGAAGAAACTTCGAAAGTTGTTGAAAATAGCACTGAACTTGCCGCTCATGCTGGTGATGCCATTGATGGTATTGTCCAAAAAATCAATTTGACCACTGGAATGGTGCAGGCCATTGCCGCTGCATCTGAAGAGCAGTCCGCCGCGTCAGAGCAGATCAATCGCAGTGTTGGTGAAATTGATGAGATAGCAATCGAAAATTCGACTTTTATGGATCAGGCCACTGATGCAATGAATTCTCTTTCCGAAATGACAGAAAAGCTGAAAATGGTAATTTCCGGCCTCAAGTCAAGCTAG
- a CDS encoding AzlD domain-containing protein translates to MNIYSSENAILVVVFVSLATYLMRVGGLLLAGYLPTGGRVGRALNALPGTILISLAAPGFFNEGFIGFAAGLVTVAMAFKTKNVFLAMLAGMLVMALGRFYL, encoded by the coding sequence ATGAATATTTACAGTTCAGAGAATGCGATTCTGGTTGTAGTTTTTGTTTCATTGGCCACTTATCTTATGCGCGTGGGAGGTCTGTTGCTGGCCGGATATCTGCCTACAGGCGGTCGTGTTGGACGGGCGTTGAATGCTTTGCCCGGAACAATTCTCATTTCACTTGCCGCTCCCGGCTTCTTCAATGAAGGTTTTATCGGATTTGCAGCTGGCTTGGTAACAGTTGCCATGGCATTCAAAACCAAAAATGTTTTTCTGGCTATGCTAGCCGGGATGCTGGTGATGGCCTTGGGGAGGTTTTACTTATAA
- a CDS encoding AzlC family ABC transporter permease has translation MSGFIRGVKANVPLLPSVVAYAGVLGVLAAQKSISWADMMALNVFMFAGSAQFVLVDMWNAPLPVLEMVLAVIVVNLRYVLIGASLKDLFAGQGLWRRITLVHFVADENWAMTMVAARKGEGDVFHLLGGGLLLVLFWSAGTMGGMYFGGLIPDPKLLALDFAFTAVFTALAVSLWQGKQDALPWLVAISTSVLTEHFIPGKWYILVGGISGACCAAFAPAVEKREEE, from the coding sequence ATGAGCGGTTTCATTCGTGGTGTAAAAGCCAACGTTCCCTTGCTGCCCAGTGTTGTAGCTTACGCCGGGGTTCTGGGAGTGCTGGCGGCCCAGAAGTCGATCAGCTGGGCGGACATGATGGCCCTGAATGTATTTATGTTTGCGGGGTCAGCACAATTTGTGCTTGTGGATATGTGGAATGCACCTCTTCCTGTGTTGGAGATGGTTCTTGCGGTCATCGTTGTTAACCTTCGTTATGTATTAATCGGAGCTTCACTTAAAGATCTTTTTGCAGGGCAGGGTCTTTGGCGGCGAATTACGTTGGTGCATTTCGTGGCGGATGAAAACTGGGCTATGACCATGGTTGCGGCCCGTAAGGGCGAGGGTGATGTTTTTCATCTGCTTGGCGGCGGGTTGCTGCTGGTGCTTTTCTGGAGTGCAGGAACAATGGGCGGGATGTATTTCGGCGGATTGATTCCAGATCCTAAGTTGCTGGCCCTTGATTTTGCTTTTACCGCAGTATTCACCGCGTTGGCGGTTTCCCTTTGGCAGGGTAAGCAGGATGCCCTGCCCTGGCTGGTAGCGATCAGCACCTCTGTTCTGACTGAGCATTTTATTCCCGGAAAATGGTATATTCTTGTAGGTGGAATTTCAGGAGCGTGTTGCGCAGCATTTGCGCCCGCTGTTGAAAAACGGGAGGAGGAATAA